A genome region from Candidatus Omnitrophota bacterium includes the following:
- a CDS encoding radical SAM protein has product MSFWDWIAEEKHLLTYPQTPHGPIGLMYPNEYSIGMANLGFQQVYRQFRESGFSVERIFWDKKGRETRSVENRTPLFRFPYLAASYTYELDLFNLISMMLRGGVEPLAAQRGENAPLVILGGQAASSNPALLSRIADAIVLGEAETIVQKIAPVLEETANSRRMALESLAAIPHVYAPAIHGVFERRQWTIHRLDALDAFPCHTVIHSQRDEFGGAFLLELSRGCHYRCKFCIVPPQGGSARYRDFDALTAALERHLDSFSKAGLLGAAVADHPRVEDIVEWLVKRGKQVSTSSLRAEKISERLLDSLREGGQQTITIAPETGNIESRRRMGKGVSDEKYLRLAEMAGRRGFPHLKLYFLLGVPDGDPMREADDIIRFVRQIEQAFCGAGGGRMTVTVSPFAPKPETPWSGENLWDAKAVKKASRIIRKHLSFHGNIKTPPVNVKEAWMETILCWAGPEAADELLRAAKGEIALEEAFRNFDFAAMSRI; this is encoded by the coding sequence ATGAGTTTTTGGGATTGGATCGCGGAGGAGAAGCATTTGCTCACCTATCCCCAAACCCCGCATGGCCCAATCGGGCTAATGTATCCCAACGAATATTCCATCGGAATGGCGAACCTGGGATTTCAGCAGGTCTATAGACAGTTCCGGGAATCGGGTTTTTCCGTGGAAAGAATTTTTTGGGATAAAAAAGGAAGAGAGACCCGCAGCGTCGAAAACCGGACGCCGCTTTTTCGTTTTCCCTATCTGGCGGCTTCCTATACGTACGAATTGGACCTTTTTAATCTCATAAGCATGATGCTGCGCGGCGGCGTCGAACCGCTGGCGGCGCAGCGGGGAGAAAACGCGCCGCTTGTGATCCTCGGTGGTCAGGCGGCGTCTTCCAATCCCGCGCTGCTGTCGCGCATAGCAGACGCCATCGTGTTGGGGGAAGCGGAAACGATCGTCCAAAAGATAGCGCCGGTTTTGGAGGAGACGGCAAACTCGCGGCGAATGGCGCTGGAGTCGTTGGCGGCGATTCCTCACGTCTATGCGCCTGCCATTCATGGCGTTTTCGAACGCCGCCAATGGACGATTCACCGCCTGGATGCGCTCGACGCCTTTCCCTGCCATACCGTCATCCACTCGCAAAGAGACGAATTCGGGGGCGCGTTTCTATTGGAATTGTCGCGGGGATGCCATTACCGCTGCAAGTTCTGCATCGTTCCCCCTCAAGGCGGGTCTGCACGCTACCGTGATTTCGATGCGCTGACGGCGGCGTTGGAGCGGCATTTGGATTCGTTCTCCAAAGCGGGATTGTTGGGCGCCGCCGTGGCCGATCATCCCCGCGTTGAAGATATCGTGGAATGGCTGGTAAAACGGGGAAAACAGGTTTCGACCTCCTCGCTGCGGGCGGAAAAGATCAGTGAGCGCTTGCTCGATTCCCTGCGCGAAGGCGGCCAGCAAACCATCACCATCGCGCCGGAAACGGGAAATATTGAATCGCGGCGGCGCATGGGGAAAGGCGTGAGCGACGAGAAATACCTGCGATTGGCGGAGATGGCGGGACGGCGCGGCTTTCCCCATTTGAAATTGTATTTCCTCCTCGGCGTTCCCGATGGCGATCCGATGCGGGAAGCGGATGACATCATCCGCTTCGTCCGCCAGATCGAACAAGCCTTTTGCGGCGCTGGGGGCGGACGCATGACGGTAACGGTTTCGCCTTTTGCGCCCAAGCCGGAAACGCCGTGGTCGGGCGAGAATCTGTGGGACGCCAAGGCGGTCAAGAAAGCTTCCCGCATCATCCGCAAACATCTTTCCTTCCACGGGAACATCAAAACGCCGCCGGTAAACGTCAAAGAGGCATGGATGGAAACGATATTATGTTGGGCGGGACCAGAAGCGGCGGACGAATTGCTGCGCGCCGCCAAGGGAGAAATCGCTTTGGAGGAAGCATTTCGGAATTTCGATTTCGCCGCCATGAGCCGAATCTGA
- a CDS encoding type II toxin-antitoxin system VapC family toxin yields the protein MEPTVNKKGLIDTDILIDSLRGDKAAEQFLFDLFEDETIPICVITAMELIRGSRNSAELRTIQQFLERFHILPLNHSIANKAYEWMIMFSLSYSLEIPDALIAATASENGLTLFSKNIRHYRMIPNLNIHRPY from the coding sequence TTGGAACCAACGGTTAACAAAAAAGGATTGATCGATACGGATATTCTGATCGACTCTCTTCGCGGCGATAAAGCCGCAGAACAATTTCTATTTGACTTATTTGAAGACGAAACGATCCCCATCTGCGTAATCACAGCCATGGAACTTATTCGAGGAAGCCGAAATTCAGCAGAATTAAGAACGATTCAACAATTTCTTGAACGTTTTCATATTCTTCCGTTGAATCATTCTATCGCTAACAAGGCATATGAGTGGATGATTATGTTTTCTTTAAGTTATAGTTTGGAAATTCCAGACGCCCTAATTGCTGCGACCGCTTCCGAAAATGGATTGACCTTATTCAGTAAAAATATCCGGCATTATAGGATGATTCCGAATTTAAACATCCATCGCCCATACTGA